A genome region from Panicum virgatum strain AP13 chromosome 4K, P.virgatum_v5, whole genome shotgun sequence includes the following:
- the LOC120702035 gene encoding aspartyl protease family protein At5g10770-like: MQFLLCFDRRRPRTQPSECRIRAKMISSSNRAFLPLARRRGPGSPAQTEHEPRLAEALRRDEARWNHIIGGSVRHTAVGSPDSGVVIPAELGYSVDSLEYVVTVGLGTPAVPQTVVVDSGSDFAWVQCEPCDSGECSPQKDPLFDPRKSSTYAPVPCDSGACRDISYNEGNGCTGEKLCGFALSYADGSNSTGVYSRDKLTLAPGVAVEGFRFGCIHGRGGWHDTSAGLIGLGSSPESLVSQAAPSYGGAFSYCLPPTGSAAGFLALGRPGDASGFALTPMHPSAHVVVFYKVTLTGISVAGRPLDVAPSAFPHGDYGMILDSDTVITVLPAEPYAALRAVFRRAMAAYPPAPPIHPVDTCYNLTGYGNVTVPGMALTFLGGATVELDNPSGILVEGCLAFRGLRPDIHGNGIIGNVNQRAFEVLYDPEQLSVGFRAGAC, encoded by the exons ATGCAGTTCCTGCTCTGTTTCGACCGGAGGCGGCCTAGAACCCAACCCAGCGAATGCAGAATCAGAGCAAAAA TGATCTCAAGCTCAAACCGCGCGTTCTTGCCGCTAGCGCGCCGTAGAGGACCGGGTTCTCCGGCACAAACCGAGCACGAGCCACGCCTCGCCGAAGCGCTCCGCCGTGACGAGGCTCGCTGGAACCACATCATCGGCGGATCCGTCAGGCACACGGCCGTGGGGTCGCCGGACAGCGGCGTGGTCATCCCGGCGGAGCTGGGCTACTCCGTCGACTCGCTGGAGTACGTCGTCACGGTGGGCTTGGGCACGCCGGCCGTCCCGCAGACCGTCGTCGTCGACAGCGGCAGCGACTTCGCCTGGGTCCAGTGCGAGCCGTGCGACTCCGGCGAGTGCAGCCCCCAGAAGGACCCCCTGTTTGATCCCCGGAAATCCTCCACCTACGCGCCCGTCCCCTGCGACTCCGGCGCGTGCAGGGACATCTCGTACAACGAGGGGAACGGCTGCACGGGCGAGAAGCTGTGCGGGTTCGCGCTGAGCTACGCcgacggctccaactccaccggGGTGTACAGCCGCGACAAGCTGACACTGGCTCCCGGCGTCGCCGTCGAGGGCTTCCGTTTCGGCTGCATCCACGGCCGGGGAGGCTGGCACGACACGTCCGCCGGCCTGATCGGGCTCGGCAGCTCGCCGGAGTCCCTCGTGTCGCAGGCGGCGCCGTCCTACGGCGGCGCCTTCTCGTACTGCCTCCCGCCGACGGGGAGCGCCGCGGGGTTCCTCGCGCTCGGCAGGCCGGGCGACGCTTCCGGCTTCGCGCTCACCCCGATGCACCCGTCGGCCCACGTCGTCGTGTTCTACAAGGTGACGCTCACGGGCATCagcgtcgccggccggccgctcgACGTGGCCCCCTCGGCGTTCCCGCACGGCGACTACGGCATGATCCTCGACTCCGACACCGTCATTACGGTGCTGCCGGCGGAGCCCTACGCGGCGCTGCGGGCGGTGTTccggcgcgccatggccgcgtacccgccggcgccgccgatcCACCCCGTCGACACGTGCTACAACCTGACGGGCTACGGCAACGTGACGGTGCCGGGCATGGCGCTGACGTTCCTGGGCGGCGCAACGGTGGAGCTCGACAACCCGTCGGGGATCCTCGTGGAGGGCTGCCTGGCGTTCAGGGGGTTGAGGCCCGACATCCACGGGAACGGCATCATTGGCAACGTGAACCAGCGCGCGTTCGAGGTGCTCTACGATCCAGAGCAGCTGAGCGTTGGGTTCAGAGCGGGGGCGTGCTGA
- the LOC120703550 gene encoding lecithin-cholesterol acyltransferase-like 1, which produces MTVIPIICSLRAAAKSAAARREMEAPAQDHRRLIAPLALLLAALFFAGAPSAAARGAAGLHPVVLLPGFTCSQFDARLTDAYEPPPASPGCGARRQGRGWFRLWENYTALQADPALLPCYQDQLRLVYDPAAGDYRNAPGVETRVVSFGTTRSFRFDDPAQKDACMERLVEALEGAGYREGANLFGAPYDFRYAPAAPGAASAAFSAFRASLTRLVERASARNGNRPAILVTHSFGGLYATEFLNRAPLPWRRRHVKHLVMLGLGVGGSPLILQVLAAAAAAPSPPPATLRGTVLAFGNRSFGSTFSLLPSPKVYGAAPLVVTRARNYTAEEIPEFLTAAGYSDDEVARYRTRALPVTLNFRAPLVPMTAVNGVGVPTVDKVVYWDGNFTEMPRVVNGDGDGIVNLEQVLALQRFVGDDPDQPYFKSVLIPNMTHNGLVSDELGLRSVIKEIMEANRATSF; this is translated from the exons ATGACTGTTATTCCTATTATTTGTAGCTTGAGAGCAGCAGCAAAATCAGCGGCGGCCCGACGGGAAATGGAGGCGCCGGCGCAAGACCATCGCCGCCTCATCGCGCCCCTTGCTCTGCTGCTCGCCGCGCTCTTCTTCGCTGgcgcgccgtcggcggcggcacgcggcgccgccggcctccacccgGTCGTGCTGCTCCCGGGCTTCACGTGCAGCCAGTTCGACGCGCGCCTCACCGACGCGTACGAGCCCCCTCCGGCGTCGCCGGGCTGCGGCGCCCGGAGGCAGGGCCGCGGCTGGTTCCGGCTGTGGGAAAACTACACGGCCCTGCAGGCGGACCCCGCCCTCCTGCCGTGCTACCAGGACCAGCTCCGCCTCGTGtacgaccccgccgccggcgactacCGCAACGCGCCCGGCGTCGAGACCCGCGTCGTGTCCTTCGGCACCACCCGGAGCTTCCGCTTCGACGACCCCGCCCAAAA GGACGCGTGCATGGAGAGGCTCGTGGAGGCGCTGGAAGGCGCCGGGTACAGGGAGGGGGCGAACCTGTTCGGCGCCCCCTACGACTTCCGgtacgcgccggcggcgcccggcgcggcgtcggcggcgttcTCGGCGTTCCGCGCCAGCCTGACGCGGCTCGTGGAGCGCGCGAGCGCGAGGAACGGGAACCGGCCGGCCATCCTCGTCACGCACAGCTTCGGCGGCCTCTACGCCACGGAGTTCCTCAACCGGGCCCCGCTGCCGTGGCGCAGGAGGCACGTCAAGCACCTGGTTATGCTCGGCCTCGGTGTCGGCGGCTCCCCGCTGATCCTGcaggtcctcgccgccgccgccgccgcgccgagcccgcCACCGGCGACGCTGCGGGGCACCGTGCTGGCGTTCGGGAACAGGAGCTTCGGGAGCACGTTCTCCCTCCTGCCGTCCCCGAAGGTGtacggcgccgcgccgctggtGGTCACGCGGGCCAGGAACTACACTGCCGAGGAGATTCCGGAGTTCCTCACGGCGGCGGGCTACTCCGACGACGAGGTGGCGCGCTACCGCACCAGGGCGCTGCCCGTGACGCTCAACTTCAGGGCGCCGCTCGTGCCGATGACGGCCGTCAACGGCGTCGGCGTGCCGACGGTGGACAAAGTCGTGTACTGGGATGGTAACTTCACTGAGATGCCGCGAGTGGTGAACGGGGACGGCGATGGGATCGTCAACTTGGAGCAGGTGCTGGCCTTGCAAAGGTTTGTTGGGGATGACCCGGATCAGCCGTACTTCAAGTCAGTTTTGATCCCCAACATGACGCACAACGGCTTGGTCTCAGATGAGCTTGGGCTCAGATCCGTGATTAAGGAAATCATGGAAGCAAACCGAGCAACTTCTTTTTAA